Proteins encoded by one window of Flavobacterium sp. N502540:
- a CDS encoding twin-arginine translocase TatA/TatE family subunit → MGRLGLTEILVIVGIVILLFGGKKIPELMKGLGSGIKEFKNAAKDDQSAPAAKKEEEETK, encoded by the coding sequence ATGGGAAGATTAGGTCTTACAGAAATCCTCGTAATAGTAGGTATTGTGATATTACTTTTTGGAGGTAAAAAAATTCCGGAATTAATGAAAGGTTTAGGAAGCGGAATTAAAGAATTCAAAAATGCCGCTAAGGATGATCAATCTGCTCCTGCTGCTAAAAAAGAAGAGGAAGAAACAAAATAA